The Solibacillus daqui genome has a segment encoding these proteins:
- a CDS encoding Fe-S-cluster redox enzyme → MLLPFDEQLLKETQGQIGVELEKRLRETCDETSIWGVTFDSESFLFEQERAEKFCFLLLKNYWGKVNLFFYDSFHEANFNVEVVNEKIQQFFNEQENKKALFAFIHKQGEIRFSQLIEFLFAKSIQTPVSETGLERLIVYKVGERYFVQPLYSDQSVFWEYITAKKIYSLYLQQSLSVIERPLQMMRTFKLMLQPQFSKNRVATMIHKLVQHIDYENPKSYALKQLHLFNICSHFSSGRRHFKKLRKCVANVQSEWNQGGFALNDKEQTLLSYMLFQEAIVRNDNATIMKHGLHLIEEERLSNHAIELIVDYEDVLQSMSPQPHALVKNYNENYLEHLFFVLIDTLVKEEQWQQAFELVNCYELATCSAIFELLQAQNPQSMLHVIEATVQQDIAVLVDGTAQNIRDSLVTWHAQYEEKNSEYYEMAKMTSRHVCNLLKILFYAEQDLLVEKLLAVYKKYLLFPAHFENLRQFIEQRTALTV, encoded by the coding sequence TTGTTGCTTCCATTTGATGAGCAGCTTTTGAAGGAGACGCAGGGACAGATTGGGGTAGAGCTAGAGAAAAGGTTGCGAGAGACATGTGATGAAACGTCGATTTGGGGTGTGACATTCGATAGTGAAAGCTTTTTATTTGAACAGGAGCGTGCGGAAAAATTCTGCTTTTTGCTACTGAAAAATTATTGGGGGAAAGTGAATTTATTTTTTTACGATTCTTTTCATGAGGCAAATTTTAACGTAGAAGTGGTCAATGAAAAAATTCAGCAATTTTTTAATGAACAAGAAAATAAGAAAGCACTATTTGCATTTATACATAAACAAGGGGAGATTCGTTTTTCGCAGCTAATTGAATTTCTTTTTGCAAAATCGATTCAAACACCCGTATCCGAAACAGGCTTAGAACGACTAATTGTTTATAAAGTGGGCGAGCGCTATTTTGTGCAGCCGCTTTACTCTGATCAGAGCGTATTTTGGGAATATATCACCGCCAAAAAAATCTATTCGCTCTATTTACAGCAATCTTTATCAGTAATAGAGCGACCATTGCAAATGATGCGTACTTTTAAATTGATGCTACAACCACAGTTTAGTAAAAATCGAGTAGCGACAATGATTCATAAGCTTGTACAGCATATCGATTATGAAAATCCTAAAAGTTATGCATTAAAGCAGCTGCATTTATTTAATATTTGCTCACATTTTTCAAGTGGGCGTCGTCATTTTAAGAAATTGCGAAAATGTGTAGCCAATGTACAATCTGAGTGGAATCAGGGGGGCTTTGCGCTCAACGATAAGGAGCAAACGTTGCTAAGTTATATGCTGTTTCAGGAGGCGATTGTACGAAATGACAATGCGACGATTATGAAACATGGGCTGCATTTAATTGAAGAGGAGCGTTTATCCAATCACGCAATCGAGCTCATAGTTGATTATGAAGATGTTTTGCAAAGTATGAGTCCACAGCCACACGCACTTGTGAAAAACTACAATGAAAATTATCTGGAGCATTTATTTTTCGTGTTGATCGACACACTTGTAAAAGAGGAGCAATGGCAGCAAGCGTTTGAGCTTGTAAATTGCTATGAGCTTGCAACATGTTCGGCCATTTTTGAGTTGTTACAGGCACAAAATCCACAGTCGATGCTGCATGTAATTGAAGCAACTGTTCAGCAAGATATTGCGGTGTTAGTCGATGGTACCGCCCAAAATATCCGTGATTCGCTTGTGACATGGCATGCGCAATATGAAGAAAAAAATAGCGAATATTATGAAATGGCCAAAATGACATCACGCCATGTGTGTAATTTATTGAAAATATTATTTTATGCTGAACAAGATCTTCTAGTAGAAAAGCTATTAGCTGTTTATAAAAAATATTTACTTTTCCCAGCACATTTTGAAAATTTACGTCAGTTTATTGAACAGCGTACGGCATTAACGGTGTAA